In the genome of uncultured Celeribacter sp., the window CGGCGGGCCTGAGGGGATCAAAGGGGTGTCGCTCTTCATCGTGCCGAAATTCATCGTCGATGAAAACGGCAACCCGGGCGCGCGCAACGGCGTGTCGGTTGGGTCCATCGAAGAGAAAATGGGTATCCACGGCAACTCGACCTGTGTGATGAACTACGACGAGGCGACCGGCTATCTCTTGGGCACGGAGCACAAGGGCATGCGCGCCATGTTCACCATGATGAACGAAGCCCGTCTGGGCGTCGGCATGCAGGGCTTGGCTCAGGCCGAAGCCGCCTATCAGAACGCGGTGATCTACGCCAAGGACCGGCTGCAAGGCCGTGCCGTGACGGGCGTCGAAAACCCGGACGGCCCCGCCGATCCGCTGATTGTCCACCCGGATATTCGCCGCAACCTGATGGATCAAAAGAGCTTTATCGAGGGCGCGCGGACCTTCATGCTTTGGGGCGCGCAGCTCATCGACCAGGCGCACCGCTCCGAGGACAAGGACGCCGATGGCCTCATTTCTCTGATGACCCCGGTGCTCAAGGGCTTCCTGACCGATAAAGGCTATGAGGCGACCGTCAATGCGCAGCAGGTCTACGGCGGCCACGGCTATATCGAAGAATGGGGCATGTCCCAATTCACCCGCGACGCGCGGATCGCCATGATCTACGAAGGCGCCAACGGCGTTCAGGCGCTTGACCTCGTGGGCCGCAAACTGGCGACCGATGGCGGCAAGCACGTCATGGCCTTCTTCGAGATGGTGAAGAGTTTCTGCAAAGAGAACGGCGAAGGCGATATGGCCGAATTCGTCGATCCGCTGAAAGCCGCTTCGAAAGACCTTCAGGGCGCGGGCATGTTCTTCATGCAGAACGGCATGAAAAACCCGAACGCGGCGCTGTCTGGCTCTTATGACTTCATGCACCTCTTCGGCTACGTCTGCCTCGGTCTGATGTGGGCGCGGATGGCGAAAGTCTCACTGGCGGCTCTGGAAAACGGCACGGGTGACGCGGAGTTCCACCAGAACAAACTCACCACCGCGCGCTATTACATGGCCCGCCAACTGCCGATGACCGGCACGCTTTTGAAACGCATCGAATCCGGTGCCGATCCGGTGATGACTCTGCCTGCCGAGGCGTTCTAAACTGCGCCCAACCCGAAACATGAGGCCCCTGCCCCGGCGGGGGCCTTTTCTTTTGCAGCGCCACGAAATGGCGAAATGACGGAGCGTAACCATGCCGAAGCGATTCAGAATGACGCGGCGTTTTCCTGTTTCCATGACCGAAGACGGGTATCGTCGTCTCAGACAGTTCGCGAGGGAGGCGGGCTTGGACGAGGGAGAGGCGCTGTCTTTCCTGTTCGAGAATTTCACCTCCGTCACGGATGAGGAAAAACTGACGCACCGCTTGCGTCTGTTCAATTCGGATTTGGAGACGAGAAAGAGATGAGTTTTGTGGCGCATCATAATCAACCGGCCCGCGTGTGGCCGATGATGTGCCCTAAGACTCGTCATGATGAGTATTTCTGCCAAGAAAAAGCCGAAAATGCGCGCGAAAGCCGATCGACCGCAGGCCTGCGCCCCGCCTTGAGGCCTTCGCGCGACTTTTCCTTGGACGGTCATCGGCTCTCCAGCCTGTTCCGCAGCTCCGAACATGATCCGTTAAGGTTAATTTTGGGTAAGAGACCTGACTTTTTCTTGGCGAAAATACTCAAAACCGAGGCCGGTCGCGCTAACTATGTCTCAAGAGGAGACGCCCGATGACCATTCAGCTCTATTGTTTCGGCGAAAGCGGCCATTCCTACAAGGTGGCGCTTGGATTGACCCTCGCGGGCCTCGACTGGACCCCGGTCTATGTCGATTTCTTTCACGGAGAGGCCCGATCCGAGACCTTCCGTGCGCTCAATCCGATGGGCGAATGTCCGGTCTATGTGGACGGCGATCTGGTGCTGACACAATCCGGTGTGATCCTCGATCATATCGCCAAACAAACCGGCAAGTTCGAGGGCCAAAGCGAAGCTGAGAGGCGCGAGGTGTTGCGCTGGGTTCTCTGGGACAATCACAAGATGTCCTCGCAGGCTGGCACGGCGCGCTTTCTGATGAATTTCCTGCCCGAGGACAAACGCCCCGCCGAGGTGATCGCCTTTCTACAGGGCCGCCTCAAAGCCGCCTTCACGGTTCTGAACAACGCGCTTGCAGATCGGACCTGGCTGGCCGGAACGGACGAGATCAGCGCCGCCGATCTGTCCTGTTGTTCCTATCTCTTTTACCCGGAGCCTTTCGGATTTGACCGCGCCGATTGGCCCCATATCGACGCCTGGCTGGACCGCATCAGCGCCCTGCCCGGCTGGAAACACCCATACGACATGATGCCCGGAAATCCGACAGACCGGGCGTGAAAACCAAGCCTGAAACCGGGCCTGAAACGCCACTGCCAAGACTTTGGAGGAGACTATGACCGAAGCCTATATTTACGACGCCCTGCGCAGCCCGCGCGGCAAGGGGCGCAAGGACGGGAGCCTACACGAGGTGACCTCGGCCGCGCTCTCCGCGCAGATGCTGAACGCCGTCAAAGACCGCAACGGACTTGAGGGCCATGCTGTCGAGGACGTGATCTGGGGCAATGTGACCCAGGTCGGCGAACAGGGCGGCTGCCTTGCGCGCACGGCCGTTTTGGCCTCCGATCTCGATCAATCCATCCCCGGCCTCGCGATCAACCGCTTCTGCGCCTCGGGCATGGAAGCCGTGAACCTCGCCGCCAACCAAGTCAAAGGCGGGGCTGGCATGGCCTATATCGCCGGCGGCGTCGAGATGATGGGCCGGGTCGCCATGGGCTCCGACGGGGCGGCGATTGCGGTCGACCCCCACATTGCGATGAAAACCTATTTCGTGCCGCAGGGCATCTCGGCGGACATCATCGCCACGGAATACGGGTTCACCCGTGAGGAAGCCGATGCTCTGGCCGTCGAGTCGCAAAACCGCGCCGAAGCTGCGTGGAAGGACAACCGCTTTGCGAAATCCATCGTGCCGGTGAAGGACATGAACGGGCTGACCATTCTCGACCATGACGAATATATGCGTCCGGGCACCTCGGTCGAAGCTTTGGGTGCGCTCAAGGCCTCATTCAAGGAGATGGGCGAAGTCATGCCGGGCTTCGACAAGATCGCACTGATGAAATATCCGCATCTTGAGAAGATCAACCACATCCACCATGCGGGCAACTCGTCGGGCATCGTCGATGGCTCCGCCGCCGTGTTGATCGGCAACAAGGAATTCGGCGAGAAATACGGCCTCAAACCGCGCGCGCGCATCCGGGCGACCGCCAAGATCGGCACCGACCCGACCATCATGCTCACCGGGCCGGTGCCCGTGACCGAGAAAATCCTGCGCGACAGCGGCATGTCGATTTCGGACATCGACCTGTTCGAAGTCAACGAGGCCTTCGCCTCCGTCGTCATGCGCTTCATGCAGGCCTTTGATGTTGATTCATCGAAAGTGAACGTCAATGGTGGTTCCATCGCGATGGGCCACCCTCTTGGCGCAACCGGGGCGATCATCATCGGCACGCTTCTGGACGAGTTGGAGCGCACCGGCAAAGGCACAGGTCTCGCCACGCTTTGTATCGCATCCGGCATGGGAGCGGCGACGATCATCGAAAGGATCTGAATGTGAACGCGGCAGAGTTTCGCGAGTTTCTGGACGATATTGCCACCTGTTTCATCGCAGGGGACTTCACGCTCTGGGCCTCGCGCATCCTTCTGCCCTTTTCCATGGTGACACAACAAGGCCCCGTTTTCATGACAACCCTCGAAGAGCTCCGCGAGAATTTCGATCTCTACCTTCAGGCCTGCACGGTCATGAGGCTCGACGATATTTTTCGCCGCCCGATCTCTTTGGAGGATTGTCGCGACGGGACCTTCATCGGAACCTATGAGACTGAACTGCTGAGCCACGGACAACGCGCGACGGAGCCCTACACCTCCTCCGCGCTGATCCACGCCACAGACGGGGGCTATAAAATGTCCTCGATCATGAATGCGCGCGGGCATCATTCCTGGACCGGCACCAGCCCTGCGAGAGAGGGAAAACAATGACTGATTTTCATTACGACGTAGACAGCGACGGCGTGGCCGTCATCACCTGGGACATCCCGAACAAGAGCATGAACGTGCTCTCGATGGAGGGGATTACCGAACTGGACGCCTGTATCGACAGGGCGTTGGGCGACGAGGCCGTCAAAGGCATCGTGATCACCTCGGGCAAGGACAGCTTTGCCGGCGGCATGGATTTGAACATCATCGCCAAGATGAAGGACGCGGCGGGAGATGACCCGGCCAAGGGGCTTTTCGACGGGCTGATGAACATGCACGCGATCCTGCGCAAGCTGGAACGCGCAGGCATGGACCCGAAGACCAACAAGGGCGGCAAACCCGTCGCGGCGGCCCTTCCGGGCACGGCGCTTGGCATCGGCCTCGAACTGCCTTTGTCCTGTCACCGCATTTTTGCCGCCGACAATCCGAAGGCCAAGATCGGCCTGCCGGAGATCAAGGTCGGCATTTTCCCCGGCATGGGCGGCACCACGCGCGTCTCGCGCATGGTTGGCGCGATGGCAGCGGCGCCGATCCTGCTTGAGGGCAAGATGTTGGACCCGAAAAAAGCCAAGGGCGCGGGGATCATTCAAGAGGTGGTAGAGCCCGGCGAACTTTTGGCGAAGGCCAAAGAGTGGGTTTTGGGCGCGAAAGATGCCGACATCGTGAAACCCTGGGACGTGAAGGGCTGGAAAATGCCCGGCGGCGCGCCCTACCACCCGGCAGGTTTCATGACCTTCGTCGGCGCCTCCGCCATGGTCAACGGCAACACCCAGGGCGTCTATCCGGCGGCGAAGGCCCTTCTGTCCGCGGTCTACGAAGGCGCGATGGTGCCCTTCGACACCGCGCTCAAGATCGAAGCGCGTTGGTTCACCCATGTGCTGATGAACCCGTCGTCGTCGTCGATGATCCGGTCGCTGTTCATCAACAAGGAAGCCTTGGAAAAAGGCGCGAACCGTCCCGAGGTCGCGGACCAGACCGTCAAAAAAGTCGGCGTCTTGGGCGCGGGCATGATGGGCGCGGGCATTGCCTATGTCTCGGCCAATGCGGGCATCGAGGTCGTGCTGATCGACCAGAAACAAGAGGCGGCGGACAAGGGCAAAGCTTACTCCGAAACCATCCTCGACAAGGGGATCAGCCGCAAAAAGGTGACGCCGGAGAAGAAAGACCAGGTCCTGAGCCGTATCACCGCGACCACCGATCTGGACGCTCTCAAGGGCTGTGACCTGATCGTCGAAGCCGTGTTCGAAGACATCGGTGTCAAGGCGGAGATGACCAAGAAGGTCGAGGCCATCGTGGGCCCGGACTGCATCTTTGCCTCGAACACTTCGACGCTCCCGATCACCGAACTGGCCAAAGCCTCCGCTCGCCCAGAGCAGTTCATCGGCATTCACTTCTTTAGCCCCGTGGACAAGATGCTCCTCGTGGAGATCATCAAGGGCAAAGAGACCGGCGACGTGGCCGTGGCGAAAGCGCTCGATTACGTGCGCCAGATCCGCAAGACGCCGATCGTGGTCAACGATGCGCGCTTCTTCTACGCCAACCGCTGCATCATTCCCTACATCAACGAGGGTGTGCGCATGGCGGCCGAGGGCGTGGACCTGCCGCTCATTGAGAATGCCGCGAAACTTCTGGGCTTCCCGCTCGGGCCGCTTCAGCTTATCGACGAGACCTCGATTGATCTCGGCGTGAAGATCGCCAAGGCCACCAAAGCCGCCATGGGCGACGCTTACCCGGACGAGGCCGTGGATGAGGTGGTGTTCTGGATGTTCGATCAAGGGCGTCTCGGTAAAAAATCCAACGCGGGCTTCTATGACTATGACGAGAAAGGCAAACGCGGCTACCTCTGGGAAGGCTTCAACGAAGAGTTCCCGGTGGCCGACGCCCAGCCCGATCTGGATGAAGTCCAGCACCGTCTGATGATGGCGCAGGTGCTCGAAGCCGTCCGCGCACTCGAAGAGGGCGTGTTGGAAGACATCCGCGAGGGCGACGTGGGCGCAATCCTCGGCTGGGGCTTTGCACCTTGGTCTGGTGGTCCGTTCTCCTGGCTCGACATCATCGGGGCCGCGAAAGCCGTCGAGATTTGCGACAATCTCACCGCCACCCATGGGCCGCGCTTCGAGACGCCGAAGCTCCTGCGCGAGATGGCGGCCTCTGGCGAGACCTTCTATGGCCGCTTCGGGACGGGCGTGGACAGCCAAGCCGCCTAAGCGCGCCTCACATGACCGTCAGCCCTTCCCACTTCGGGGAGGGCTTTTTTATGCGTCATCCTTGGCCAATTCGGCAAACATCTCGCGGCCTTGGATTTGTGGCGCCATGGTGCACCAGCGGTCTTCGACCTGTACCCAATGGGCGTCGTTTTCCGTGGCATGGACGATGATCCGCCCCGGCTCCGAGGTGACCGGCGCGACGATGAGATTGAGGAAAAGCGCGAGCGCTTCGGCGGAAATACACATGGATCGGGCTCCGTAGTTGTGTGTCCCCTCGCGCCCTGATGAGCCCTCCCACACGAGGCGTGTACCCTCAGCTTAGCTGCCCGTTTGGCTGAAAGGGGCCCTAAAATGCTGCGCTGCGGCATGCATGCGGCGCACTGATACCTTCTTAGGCAATTTCGTCCATGAACGCCCAATAAACAGCCCTGAAACCCGAAAAGGCCCGCGCAATTGCGCAGGCCCCCTCCCGGCCTCATCCCGAAGCCCTTATCCCTAAAAATCGTCTCAGGACGCGTAATGCCGCGCCTCGCGCCCTCTCTGGCGGCGCTCCTCCTGCATCCAGACATCGTCCTGCGCATCCTCGTCGATCAGCGCATCCACGAACATCCGCGCCTGGGTCAGCGACAAGACCTCGTAACCCGGCACATAACTGTCCTCCATCAGCCCGGCGATGGTCACGGCCTCCTCTGCGGGACAGTGAAACAGCGCACCGATATTGCCGAACACCACTTGTTCGGTGTCGAAATGCAGGATCACGACCTCGATGGGCTTGCGCACATGCTCACGCTCGATGCCCTTGTAGCCCTCCAAAGCGAGAGCCGGCATCAAGGTGAAAGGATCGCCAAACATCGCCTCGCCCGCATCGCTTTCCACCATCACCGGCTGTTCCGGCAAAAGCGTCATCGCGGACCGATTGCCCAAGGCGCCCGCTGGCACATGAAGCGGCCAGAGAGACGCGGGCGTCATGCCCTGATCCGTGTAGGTCCAGCGCTTCGTGATCCGCCGCACAGGCTGCATCCCCTCATCAAAGGTCAGCACTTTATCGCCCTCTTGCAGAGCCGCCACATCGCGCCAGCCGATGCTGGTCGCCACCTGCATCCCGGCAATGAGACCCGAGGTCAGCCCCACGTGCCCGCCATGACACATCCCATCCCAAACGCCGGAGCGCCCGCCCGCATCATAAACCGGGTCTTTGCGCAACATCTGACCAAGCTTCATCATCATCTCATCCCTATGAGGCTTTTCGGGTGGCAGCCCTAGCTCTGCGATCTGTGAGATTATGAAAAGGTGGCCGGTGGGGTCACAGTTCGACGCGAATGGGACGCAAATGGGGCATAATCCCGACACGGGCGCAAATGACGGGGAT includes:
- a CDS encoding 3-hydroxyacyl-CoA dehydrogenase NAD-binding domain-containing protein, producing the protein MTDFHYDVDSDGVAVITWDIPNKSMNVLSMEGITELDACIDRALGDEAVKGIVITSGKDSFAGGMDLNIIAKMKDAAGDDPAKGLFDGLMNMHAILRKLERAGMDPKTNKGGKPVAAALPGTALGIGLELPLSCHRIFAADNPKAKIGLPEIKVGIFPGMGGTTRVSRMVGAMAAAPILLEGKMLDPKKAKGAGIIQEVVEPGELLAKAKEWVLGAKDADIVKPWDVKGWKMPGGAPYHPAGFMTFVGASAMVNGNTQGVYPAAKALLSAVYEGAMVPFDTALKIEARWFTHVLMNPSSSSMIRSLFINKEALEKGANRPEVADQTVKKVGVLGAGMMGAGIAYVSANAGIEVVLIDQKQEAADKGKAYSETILDKGISRKKVTPEKKDQVLSRITATTDLDALKGCDLIVEAVFEDIGVKAEMTKKVEAIVGPDCIFASNTSTLPITELAKASARPEQFIGIHFFSPVDKMLLVEIIKGKETGDVAVAKALDYVRQIRKTPIVVNDARFFYANRCIIPYINEGVRMAAEGVDLPLIENAAKLLGFPLGPLQLIDETSIDLGVKIAKATKAAMGDAYPDEAVDEVVFWMFDQGRLGKKSNAGFYDYDEKGKRGYLWEGFNEEFPVADAQPDLDEVQHRLMMAQVLEAVRALEEGVLEDIREGDVGAILGWGFAPWSGGPFSWLDIIGAAKAVEICDNLTATHGPRFETPKLLREMAASGETFYGRFGTGVDSQAA
- a CDS encoding Hint domain-containing protein; this encodes MMKLGQMLRKDPVYDAGGRSGVWDGMCHGGHVGLTSGLIAGMQVATSIGWRDVAALQEGDKVLTFDEGMQPVRRITKRWTYTDQGMTPASLWPLHVPAGALGNRSAMTLLPEQPVMVESDAGEAMFGDPFTLMPALALEGYKGIEREHVRKPIEVVILHFDTEQVVFGNIGALFHCPAEEAVTIAGLMEDSYVPGYEVLSLTQARMFVDALIDEDAQDDVWMQEERRQRGREARHYAS
- a CDS encoding acetyl-CoA C-acetyltransferase, producing MTEAYIYDALRSPRGKGRKDGSLHEVTSAALSAQMLNAVKDRNGLEGHAVEDVIWGNVTQVGEQGGCLARTAVLASDLDQSIPGLAINRFCASGMEAVNLAANQVKGGAGMAYIAGGVEMMGRVAMGSDGAAIAVDPHIAMKTYFVPQGISADIIATEYGFTREEADALAVESQNRAEAAWKDNRFAKSIVPVKDMNGLTILDHDEYMRPGTSVEALGALKASFKEMGEVMPGFDKIALMKYPHLEKINHIHHAGNSSGIVDGSAAVLIGNKEFGEKYGLKPRARIRATAKIGTDPTIMLTGPVPVTEKILRDSGMSISDIDLFEVNEAFASVVMRFMQAFDVDSSKVNVNGGSIAMGHPLGATGAIIIGTLLDELERTGKGTGLATLCIASGMGAATIIERI
- a CDS encoding acyl-CoA dehydrogenase C-terminal domain-containing protein, with product MPSYTAPIKDIQYVLHDVLNISGSDIPGYADLEPEFTEAIFDAAGQLASEVIAPLNVVGDKEGCKLENGLITTPSGFKEAFEQVKEGGWPGLDMPEEFGGQGMPYVINTAVAEMFSGANQAFTMYQGLTHGAASAILVHGTDQQKATYLPKMTSCDWTGTMNLTEPHCGTDLGLMRTKAEPQADGSYKISGQKIFISAGDHDMSENVIHLVLAKIVGGPEGIKGVSLFIVPKFIVDENGNPGARNGVSVGSIEEKMGIHGNSTCVMNYDEATGYLLGTEHKGMRAMFTMMNEARLGVGMQGLAQAEAAYQNAVIYAKDRLQGRAVTGVENPDGPADPLIVHPDIRRNLMDQKSFIEGARTFMLWGAQLIDQAHRSEDKDADGLISLMTPVLKGFLTDKGYEATVNAQQVYGGHGYIEEWGMSQFTRDARIAMIYEGANGVQALDLVGRKLATDGGKHVMAFFEMVKSFCKENGEGDMAEFVDPLKAASKDLQGAGMFFMQNGMKNPNAALSGSYDFMHLFGYVCLGLMWARMAKVSLAALENGTGDAEFHQNKLTTARYYMARQLPMTGTLLKRIESGADPVMTLPAEAF
- a CDS encoding glutathione S-transferase family protein, yielding MTIQLYCFGESGHSYKVALGLTLAGLDWTPVYVDFFHGEARSETFRALNPMGECPVYVDGDLVLTQSGVILDHIAKQTGKFEGQSEAERREVLRWVLWDNHKMSSQAGTARFLMNFLPEDKRPAEVIAFLQGRLKAAFTVLNNALADRTWLAGTDEISAADLSCCSYLFYPEPFGFDRADWPHIDAWLDRISALPGWKHPYDMMPGNPTDRA